In Nostoc edaphicum CCNP1411, the sequence ATGGCTTTGGCGAGTAATACTGCTGAGTCTTTTGTGCTGAAACCTGAGTAATAACTATGACTTGATGCTTGTAATACACCACTATTGACTTTTGCTAGACTCTGTGAGTAATTAACCTGAGCGTAAATACTAGCGCGGCTGAGGGGGAGTTGGTCGAGTTTGGACTCAATCGACGGTAAGAGAGTTTGAACTTTTGCCCATTGTTGATCTTCAATGAGTAGTCCCAGGTGATTCAGTTGCGCTTGGACTTTTGTCAGGGGTGAGGCAGATGCTTCAACTGTTTGTTCATAATAGGCGATCGCCTGTTGATTTTTCTGTTGTTGACGGGCATGATTCCCCAAGCTGAATAGACTTGCCCCAATATCAGCATTCGATTGCAGATTTCGAGCAATTGTCAGACTTTCTTCTAGCGTCTGACGTGATTTTTCAAAATCGCCCAATACCAAAAGGGCATCACCGAGCGATCGCAAACCTACTGTCTTTTCTATAGAATCTGGTTGAGATTTTAAGGTTTTACTTACCTGATCGAGTGTTTTGACAGCCCGTGGGTAAAATCCTTGGGTGCGCCATGCTTGTGCTTGATTGATTTGCGATCGCACTACGCCACTTTTATTATCTGCTTGTTTGTAAATTTGTTCCGTCTGCTGCCAAGTCGATAAAGCCGCCTCAGCCTGTCCCATTAACAGTTGTAGACGACCTTGAATATCTAGTGATTGGGCAAGTATTTGCAGATTTTGGTTTTTATCCTGTCCTTTGAGCAAATTTAAGCTCTCTGTAATTGCCTGCTGCGCTTGACTCCATGCACCGAGCTGCTGGTAAGCCAGAGAAAGATTACTCAGTGTCGCTGCCAGTGCGAGGTTCTCCCCTCGCTGCTGATATACCTGGACAGCCTGTTGCAACACTTCTACAGCTTTGGCAAAGTTGCCAGCACTGTATAAAACTTTGCCCTGTTGTAGTAGTGAGGCGGGGTCAGCGGATACAGCCAGCGATGTCAGACTGTTTATTGGCGGTTGGGATGAGGAATTGATTGAACCAGGAACTTTTGCCAGCACAGGTGAACCGACAATGCATAGTAAAGCGATCAGGAAGTACAAAGGTAAATGTAAAAAGTGAGCCTCACCTGTGAGGGTCTTTTTGGTTTCTAAAATGAGTGACTGGCAAACCCCGAAGATGTAACGGAGGGAAAATATGCGACGCCCTGGCTCCTTTTGCCTTTTAACTTTTACAGAATTCGCGCCAAAAATCCTAGTTTTTTTAGGCATAAGCATGACAAGAGGTAGGTGATAACCAGGAAGGCACAGTATGAACTGTAGGTGCTTGAGCTACCAGAGTAATGTTACCATTCCCATCCCTCACCTATCTCTGAGCTTCTACAATCTTATTTATCAGGAGAGGCAGGAGGAAATACTGACTCCAGCGCTGAAGCCCGTGACCGTAACGAACTTGGGTCTAAACCCGCATTTCTCACTCTGCGGGGTCTGAATCCCTGCCTAATTGTTCCTCCTGCCCTCTGCCTCCTGCCTCCTTCACAATAATCCCTCCAATTCTGCGAATTTACGCAAACGCGGTAGACATTGGCGCTGATAAAAACTGCTTAATGTCGGAATTGACATTCCAAATTCCTCAGATAATTCTCTCCAGCTAACTTCCGGGGGTAAGCGCTTGAGAATTAACACCTGACAATTCACATCTGGACGCCCTTTAATGTAAGTACCACGCAATTCTCCATCAGAATCCGTCTTTGCCCATATCTCCAAGTCTTCTAGAATTGGAGGTGCTTGGGGGTTAGCTGGAAGATTATCTACAGGGTCAATGATTTCACTTGTTCCACCCGATATAGACTGACGAATTCTCAGAGGGACAGTAGTGGCTTGTTCCCGGTTCTGGTTCAGGTAAAAGTCTTGTAGTCTCCTTTTTAGGTAAGCATTCAGCCAGGTGATGACAGTACCATAAGTGGGGTCATATATCTGACCTGTCAAACCTTCACAAACATTGCGACAAAAATACAACCAAGTTTGTTGTAGTGCGTCTTGATAGTAGGGAGTACTTTCCCTCCAGAGTCTATTTGCTGTCAAGCGAATAATTTGCGTGAGCAGCTTCTGACGCTGAGGGCTTCCAGGTTGGTGTCCACAGGCTTCTGTAACTAAGCAGCGGAGCTGTTCATCGAATTGAACCATGACAATCTTGGCGAAGAAAGCAAGAATATCTTAGTATTGCGTATAACAACGCCCTAAAAAATTACCTTTCGTCAAGATGTTGGGGATTGGGCATGGGGCATTGGGCATTGGGCATTGGGCATTGGGAGATTTGAGTCTTTGAGGTGGATGAATCCAGTTCAAAGGTGGATGGACGAGTATCTGAGGTGGATGAATCCAGTTCAAAGGTGGATGGACGAGTATCTGAGGTGGATGAATCCAGTTCAAAGGTGGATGGACGAGTATCTGAGGTGGATGAATCCAGTTCAAAGGTGGATGAACGAGTATCTGAGGTGGATGAATCCAGTTCAAAGGTAGATGAACGAGTATCTGAGGTGGATGAATCCAGTTCAAAGGTGGATGAACGAGTATCTGAGGTGGATGAATCCAGTTTAAAGGTGGATGACTGAGGCTCTAATTCTCTTTGTCTCCCAATCCTCAATCCCTAATCCCCAATCCCCTCAATACAATCCCAGCCAGGACAAGAAATTTTCCCACCAAGAATATCTCAGATTACCTACACTCAACTTCATTTTGTTGCGAATATCTTGGATTTTCCAGTTGGTTAGTTTAGCTAAAGTTTGCGCCTCTTGTTCAAAACGCTTGGGTAAAGACTGCTTATATTCTCTACCCGCCTGACATTTGAGTTCCCCTTGGAACGGATGTTGCAAAACATAGCGTCCTTGAAAAGATTCACTGTTGGCAGTTTGTTGAAATATCAAGTCTTCAGGGAATTTGTCGCGGGTGTAGCGGACATGCAAGCGAGAAATGAAGACGTTGCTTCTAGGAAAGGGACGACGAAAGTTAGGGGATACTGGTACATTACTTGCAGAATTATCATCTAGCCAAAATACACCTGCTTGCTTGAGTTCCTCTGGGGTCAGGGGTTCAGCAGAACAGGGATCGCAACTACCCATATCCCAAGCGTATTCTAAAAAACCAACCTTCCTGTCTTCTTTGGTGTAGATAGTTTGAAACATGGATTTGTAAAATTCACCAAATTCATCTTTGACAAATATGGGAATGTTTGCGTCAGAGGGAATTTTCACCGTCCGGTAGTTAGTGATTTCTGCCTGTCCTTGGGGCGAGAGAATGTAGACAATTAAATCTTGCTCTGTCGTAGCATTGATCATGCCCAAACGAATTGGCAGCATGAATTTAGGTGACTGGTAAGAAATTTGTAGCGGACGGAGGAACTGATAGCCAGATTGCTCGAATTTATCTAAGTTGACTTTGGCAACAAAGAATTTCATTGAGGAGCGAATGTAGGGCTGAAGTAATTGTTTCGCACCTCTGGGGATTTTGTAGCCATTGCGTTTGAGCCAAGTTTCCAGTCCGCCAGATTCTTTCGCGCTGAGAATCACAATGTCGTACTCGCCCACATTGAAACGTGCTTCGACTGTCACACCTAAACTATCATCACTGCTTCTTTTACGCGCTGACTGATTGCTTGCTGCTGGCGCTGGCGCTGCTGATAACTCCCTTTCGTAAACTGGGGCACAAGGATCTGAATCAAAATATTCAACTAATCGCGGCGCACTAAAAGCATCTAGGCGCTCGATAATCTTGGGTTCTGTGACGCGAACTTGTTCTTTTTGCAGCACCGTTGGTACTGGTACTACCATTGCAAAATCTTTGACTTCGCCTTGAAAGTCGTTTGCCATTGTTAGGATAGTGCGATCGCCATCTCGCGCGATCACAACCTGAGAAGCTTTGTTATACAGTTTTGTATCAGCTTTGGCTACATAAAATCCACAAAATGCCCAAGCTGCGGGTGCAAAGCACAAAACAGCTACAATTGCCAACAATAATGGTGTTAAAAGTCGAAAAAATTTCATTATTTTATACCTCTATCTTTTTTAGTGCTAGAGACTAGAGACGCGATGAATCGCGTCTGTACAAGAGTTAGGAGTGCTGAGTTAGAAGTTCTTCCCCTGCTTCCTCATCTTTTTCTTGCCAAGCAAACCTTGGGGCTAACCAGAGAACATCTAGCAGAATGGTCAATGGTGCAAGGGCAAACAGCGCCCAGAAAACTGCTGTGGAAATAAAGAAATAATTTCGCAGGATAAAAGTTAAGCCGGCGATACAGATTGCCCAAACTACACGCCCAATTCGGGAATTGGGAATCGATCGCGGATCTGTAATCATAAATAGAGCAAACAGCAGCAAAGACCCACTCATCAATCGGTGCCAGTAAACATCCCAAGTCCAACCCAGCCAGAGATTGCGAATGGCTTCCAGCAAAGAGTAGGAACCCAAAAAAGCTGCTGTGGTGTCCCAGCGACCAACGCGCTGCAAAATCATGCCGCCAGTGCCGACAAATAATAGCCCATACCACCATTCTTCACCCCATTGTCCCGGCGAAACCCAAGCATCAGGGGTGAGAATCAAGGCAGATATGATGCCAAAATTGGCGGGATTAAAGAAATGCTTATCGCCGACTTGGAAGATAAATTTGCTAGCGATCGCAAGTGCTGCGGCTATTGCCATTGTCGTCCAGTGATCAGCCCGTAACAACAGGCCCAGTCCCAAAGAGGTAATTAGGGCACTGCGAATATTTAGGCTTTGTCCTACCCTGCGGGTTCGCCCTTGGCGTTCTCGAAGAGTAGCCGCTGAGGCGTCTATGTTCTTCGCTAATGACCAATGACTAATGACTAATGACAATATCCATTGAGTTGCAAGACAAGTGGCGATCGCTACCCCAATGAATTCTGGTCGCAGCGTCCAATCTCGTGTACCGATTCCCAAGACTAGGAATAAGCCCAGAAATAGAATCTGATAATCTCGTATATCTTTTAGCAACATTAACCCTTAATTCAGGGATTACCCGTAGATTTTTCATCAATCTAGACGAGTAATAACTCAAATAGTATTGCTGTTACAAATTTTGTTACAAAGTAGATAAACGCAAAATGCAACTAGCTCCCCTCTTCCCAATTTTCTACCGCATTCTCCAGCCGAGTTTTCCCAACTGCCTTTGGGGTGGAAATCCTCATACGAAAGCGATCGCACTCACGTTCGACGATGGGCCACATCCGCAATACACACCCGAAGTCTTGGCAGTGTTAGATCGTTACAATATTACAGCGAGTTTTTTTTGGTTGGGTATTTGTGTCAACCGTTCACCAGGTATTGCTAAAGCCGTTAGCGATCGCGGACACTGGATCGGATTGCATGGCTACGATCATCGCTCTTTTCCCATGCTTTCCCCAAATGACCTAAAGGACAGTTTAGAAAAAACCCAAGCTGCCATCTACAATGCCTGCAACCTGCAACCTGAACAAGTGCGGGATGTCCGCCCCCCCAATGGTTTATTTACACCTGCGACTTTAAAATTATTCTTTGAGTGGAATTACCGTTCAGTAATGTGGAGCGTTGTACCAGAAGATTGGGTACGACCAGGTGTCAGCACCGTAGTACAGCGAATTATGCAGCAGGTGAAAAATGGTTCAATGATTGTCTTGCATGATGGTGCTTGCGGTGGACAAGATGTTGCTGCGACAATTCAAATTCTTATTCCGCAACTGCTACAACAAGGTTATGAGTTTGTAACTGTTGATACTCTATGGCAGCAAGTTAACGCTAACTAAAGTACTATAGCGATTACCAGTTAAGTGAGGTACAGATAATATTTTGAAACGCAAAGGGACGCAAAGTAAAGCGCAGAGGTACGCAGAGATTTGTACCTCAGCAGACTAGGAAACGCTATAGCCTATCAAGTTAATAAAAATGTGGTGCTGGCGTGTTTAGTACTCATAATTTGGCAAATATTTATCTGCGATTACGACATTGCAGTGGGTAGCGCTTACCCCGCCATGTCGTCCAACCATCTGCGATTTTAGTACGACCGTTGTATTTGAGATACCAGTTATCTTGTTCTGCACCTAAATAACGAATACCTAAATCTTGTCTTTGGGTGCTGGAAAAACGTTTTCCTAGAGGAACCCAGGCACTACCATTATCACTAAACCGCCCGACGAGACGGACACCAGAAGTAGTAGAACAAACATCACCACTACAACTAGTTTGTGGGTCATCGACTACTTTCCACTGCATTTGGGCTGGTCTACCGTCAATATTACAATCCCAGAGACCAAAGAACCACTCACCAGCAACCTGACTGGCTTTAGCATGGCTAGATACCAATACCAAACTTGCAGGAACAATCGCTAAACCCAAAAGCCATTTTGTGATGTTTTTCATAATGCTTCACCAATACCTTAAGCTAATCTGTACTTTCTATTTACTTATAGGTATCAGCATCGCTGTTTATGCAGCTATTAAAGTATAAAGTTTGGCATAAGAATTTTCATCCATTTTCTAGGCGGGAGTATCAGCCTTTGGTGGCTGATATCCCAGTAACTTATGCTAGTTTCTAAAGTTGGTGTGTGGCTAGAAAAGCTTCGACTTCAGCAGCAGTAGGTTGAGAAGCGATCGCACCTGCTTTAATGGTAGTCAGCGCTCCAACAGCACTGGCATAAGTGACAATGCGTTTTGCTGTTTCTGCATCCCGCAAGCCGTGGATACCATTCTGACTCAATTGATGGATAAATCCTGCCAAAAAACTATCCCCTGCACCAGTTGTATCAATTACAGGAATGGAAAATGAAGGTAATTTTCCTTCGTTTTCACCTAAACAGTAAGTGCAACCGTTTTCTCCATCTGTTACTAGTACCCCTTCAATTGAAGCCAGACGGTAAGTGATGGCTCCGGGATCTGCGGTTTCAAATAGCCATTCAGCTTCTTCTTTGGAGAGTTTGAGGAAATCAACTCGGTTAAATAATTCTGGAATTTTTTGATGGGCGATGTTTGGCTCTTTCCAAAATACAGGACGCCAGTTGACATCCAGCACAATCTTCAAGTCGTAATGTTCTGCTAACTCTAGAGCGCGGTGAATTGCCTTTTCACTTTCAGGATAGGCTAATTCCAAAGTACCTAAAACCAGAAAATCTGCTTCTTGAAACAGCGAATCTGACAATTGTTTAGCTTGCAGGCGAGTATCGGCAAATTCTGCGGTGTCATACTGACCAAATCCGGCGAAAGTGCGATCGCCAGCCAGATCCCGTGTAACATAAACTTGCCGCGTTGGTGCTGTGGGATGGCGTTGTATCCCCGTCGTCTCTACACCTACATCTTGTAATAGCTTGACCAGTGCATTCCCTGGTTCATCTTCACCAACGGCTCCGATAAATCCTGCTGGTGTCCCCAGCTTGACTAAAGCACAGGCTACATTAGCTGGTGCCCCTCCTGGATAGGGAGTCCAGGATTTCACTTCTTCCAGCTTTAGCCCTAATTGATCGGCTAAACAATCAAACAAAATTTCACCAAGGCACAAAACACGGGGATTGCTCATCTCATTTTCAATTTTAGATTTCGATTTGGGATTAGGAATTTACAGTATAAAATCTACAATAGTTTTTGCTAATCTGTCGCCAGTCCTTCATAGAATTAAATAGCAATTTTTATTACTCTAATAGCATGTATATGCTTCTAATTCTCGCTTCTTTGAGCTAAGTGCTGAGACAATATTCTTGCGATAATAAGCTATATTTATTACTTTAAAGATTGCGTAGGTTATATTTATGTCAACTTGAAATCCAAAGAAAATATTGACAATCGTATTACTGTTAACACTTGAAACCCCTACCAACAAAAGAATCTTCTAGAATTAGAAAGAGCGATTAAGTACATATACCAAGGGAGGATAGAAATAGTCATGGCTGGTGGCAAGTCTGAGACCCCCGTTAGTCTGTCAGACAGAGAACTGCAAATTATCGACTTAGTAGCCGCTGGCTTAACTAACCAAGAGATTGCAGGAAAACTGGAGATTAGCAAGCGTACAGTTGATAACCATATCAGTAATATTCTCACCAAGACCGAGACAGAAAATCGAGTAGCCCTTGTCCGCTGGGCTTTACAGTGGGGCAAAGTCTGTTTGAATGATGTCAATTGCTGTACTCTACCTAACCAGATCGAATAAACAATTTACTAGTAGCAACGTAATTGCTTTGGTCTGGTATGATGCAAGCCCATTTTGAGTTTTACTGATTTTTCCCCTCTCACGACTAAGTTTTCAGTGTGAACACTCTACCAAAAGTTCCGAGTCCTTCACTCAGCCGGAGTTTATGTTAGTGGAGCCAGCTGACCCTCGGACTCGGAAACTATAAAGATCAGAATTACTTTCCAAATTCAGCAGAACAGATTGTAGGACTGGGGACTGGGGACTGGGAACTGGGAACTTGGGAGAACCATCTACAATAATTCCGAATTCCCAATGCCCAATGCCCCATATCCAATGCCCCATGCCCAATTCCCAATGCCCAAACAAAAAATCATCTAGAAAAATTAGCAACAATTCAGTGATGCAAGCGTTACATTTGAAAGAAATCTATGTTGCCCCATCGGCTTTGGGAGTAGTGTTCCAATGAATACTTCCGCTTATTTTCAGGGTAGCTCGTCTCCCTTTGAATTTTTTAACTTTGATTTTACGATACCTGTATCTGAGAAAGTTTCGAGTATTGAAGACCAATTTTCAGACTGTCCGCAACCTACACAAGATACCGACTTACTCAAACAGCTATCGTTTATTCCAGGTTTGAAGGAAATTTTGATGCTGCGGCAGGTTCACGCCTTAGAACACGCTACCGTTTGGGTTCTTAGCGAATCAAAAAGTGCCTATCCTGGCAGAGCAGAATCCACTAAGGTTCAACTAGATAATGAACTATTAGGCGGTTTGTCTACTGAGCAGGGATTCTACCTCTATGGTGAGGTAAATATTAGTGATTTGCGGCGTGCGGTCACACTTGCTCGATATCGCATCACCAGTGGAGAATGGGATTTGGCTGTACATCCCCGTTGTGGCACAAATTTATCAGTAGCAATGCTCTTAACGGCTGGACTAGCTGTGGGTGTGCATCTGTTGCTACCATTTCGCCCAATTGAGCAACTTATAGGTTTGGGGTTAGCAGCAACCACAGCTGCTGAACTCGCACCTGATTTAGGTTCTATGGCACAGCGTTACCTAACAACTGCTATTCCTTTTAACCTAGCAATTGAAAATATTACTCGTACACGGGATGTTTGGGGGCGTGAGGCACATTTTGTTAAAGTGGGCTGGCAAGAGTAATCTTATGGAATCAAAACCACGTACCTTCAAAGAAACCGCTAAAGAAACAACTCTACTGTTTTCAGGGGGCGCTGGCGCTGGACTAATCATCTTTGCCCTGTTCGGCGGCTTATGGCACGTCACTCACTTTTGGTGGGTGATGGCAGTAACTACAATGTTCTGCGGTTTATTAGCCGTAGTGTTCCGTCAAAACTTCCAGAAGATGTTAGATGCTTTGATGGATAATGCTCCCTGGATGTAGGAACACAAGGTTAAATATTTCCTTAAAAATTATGAGAAAACTTTACTTCTTACTTCCCGGTACAGATGACAAATTTGCCTGTGGTGGTCTTTGGGCTGAGTTAAAAGCACTTAATCTGGCTCAGAATTTCTGTAGTGCTGATGTTGTAACTTACCGTCAACGAGAAAAAGGTAAGCTTTTCATTGATGATTTACTAAAAGAGAAAAATTTAAATGATGTAATTTTTGTCATCAGTTGGGGATTTGATATAGCTCAACTTGTGGCTAAACTTAAGCAATACAATGTCGTTTACCACGCACATAGTGCAGGTTATCCATTTCGGCTACCTGCGAGTATTCCGATCATGACTGTTAGCCGCTATACAATGGGATATTGGGGAGAAAAATCACCTAATTCTCTAATTTATTATTTGCCAAATCAAATTTCTGATGAGTTTCAAAATTTAGGTCTGGAACGAGATATTGATGTTTTAGTTCAAGCTCGGAAGTCTTCTGAATATTTAATTAAAGAATTGATTCCAGCGTTGCAAAAACGTTGTAAAGTATTGGTTGTTGATTCATACGTTGAGGATTTACCTGGGCTATTTAACCGAGCTAAGGTTTATCTTTATGATTCCGCTGAGTACTGGGCACAACAGCGTGTTAGTGAAGGATTTGGTCTACAACCAATGGAAGCTCTTGCCTGTGGCTGTCAAGTATTTTCTAGTGTCAATGGTGGACTAGCTGATTACTTAGATCCGGGATTTAATTGCTATAAAATTGCTGGATATTCTCAAGAATATGATGTTCAACGTATTATGAAAGTGATTGAATCTTCAGTAGTGTTTAGCTTGTCTGAAGAGTTTTTAGTTGAGCATCGGACTGAAAATATTATTAAGCGTTTCCAAGTTATTGTGGATGAGTTGAATGAGTTTTTTGACCACAAAATCCAGCAACCATCTAATATTAAGAGTTTGACG encodes:
- a CDS encoding sigma-70 family RNA polymerase sigma factor, with amino-acid sequence MVQFDEQLRCLVTEACGHQPGSPQRQKLLTQIIRLTANRLWRESTPYYQDALQQTWLYFCRNVCEGLTGQIYDPTYGTVITWLNAYLKRRLQDFYLNQNREQATTVPLRIRQSISGGTSEIIDPVDNLPANPQAPPILEDLEIWAKTDSDGELRGTYIKGRPDVNCQVLILKRLPPEVSWRELSEEFGMSIPTLSSFYQRQCLPRLRKFAELEGLL
- a CDS encoding DUF2330 domain-containing protein, whose amino-acid sequence is MKFFRLLTPLLLAIVAVLCFAPAAWAFCGFYVAKADTKLYNKASQVVIARDGDRTILTMANDFQGEVKDFAMVVPVPTVLQKEQVRVTEPKIIERLDAFSAPRLVEYFDSDPCAPVYERELSAAPAPAASNQSARKRSSDDSLGVTVEARFNVGEYDIVILSAKESGGLETWLKRNGYKIPRGAKQLLQPYIRSSMKFFVAKVNLDKFEQSGYQFLRPLQISYQSPKFMLPIRLGMINATTEQDLIVYILSPQGQAEITNYRTVKIPSDANIPIFVKDEFGEFYKSMFQTIYTKEDRKVGFLEYAWDMGSCDPCSAEPLTPEELKQAGVFWLDDNSASNVPVSPNFRRPFPRSNVFISRLHVRYTRDKFPEDLIFQQTANSESFQGRYVLQHPFQGELKCQAGREYKQSLPKRFEQEAQTLAKLTNWKIQDIRNKMKLSVGNLRYSWWENFLSWLGLY
- a CDS encoding RnfABCDGE type electron transport complex subunit D, with amino-acid sequence MLLKDIRDYQILFLGLFLVLGIGTRDWTLRPEFIGVAIATCLATQWILSLVISHWSLAKNIDASAATLRERQGRTRRVGQSLNIRSALITSLGLGLLLRADHWTTMAIAAALAIASKFIFQVGDKHFFNPANFGIISALILTPDAWVSPGQWGEEWWYGLLFVGTGGMILQRVGRWDTTAAFLGSYSLLEAIRNLWLGWTWDVYWHRLMSGSLLLFALFMITDPRSIPNSRIGRVVWAICIAGLTFILRNYFFISTAVFWALFALAPLTILLDVLWLAPRFAWQEKDEEAGEELLTQHS
- a CDS encoding polysaccharide deacetylase family protein, translated to MQLAPLFPIFYRILQPSFPNCLWGGNPHTKAIALTFDDGPHPQYTPEVLAVLDRYNITASFFWLGICVNRSPGIAKAVSDRGHWIGLHGYDHRSFPMLSPNDLKDSLEKTQAAIYNACNLQPEQVRDVRPPNGLFTPATLKLFFEWNYRSVMWSVVPEDWVRPGVSTVVQRIMQQVKNGSMIVLHDGACGGQDVAATIQILIPQLLQQGYEFVTVDTLWQQVNAN
- a CDS encoding DUF6006 family protein, yielding MKNITKWLLGLAIVPASLVLVSSHAKASQVAGEWFFGLWDCNIDGRPAQMQWKVVDDPQTSCSGDVCSTTSGVRLVGRFSDNGSAWVPLGKRFSSTQRQDLGIRYLGAEQDNWYLKYNGRTKIADGWTTWRGKRYPLQCRNRR
- a CDS encoding carbohydrate kinase family protein encodes the protein MSNPRVLCLGEILFDCLADQLGLKLEEVKSWTPYPGGAPANVACALVKLGTPAGFIGAVGEDEPGNALVKLLQDVGVETTGIQRHPTAPTRQVYVTRDLAGDRTFAGFGQYDTAEFADTRLQAKQLSDSLFQEADFLVLGTLELAYPESEKAIHRALELAEHYDLKIVLDVNWRPVFWKEPNIAHQKIPELFNRVDFLKLSKEEAEWLFETADPGAITYRLASIEGVLVTDGENGCTYCLGENEGKLPSFSIPVIDTTGAGDSFLAGFIHQLSQNGIHGLRDAETAKRIVTYASAVGALTTIKAGAIASQPTAAEVEAFLATHQL
- a CDS encoding helix-turn-helix domain-containing protein, producing MAGGKSETPVSLSDRELQIIDLVAAGLTNQEIAGKLEISKRTVDNHISNILTKTETENRVALVRWALQWGKVCLNDVNCCTLPNQIE
- a CDS encoding DUF6391 domain-containing protein translates to MNTSAYFQGSSSPFEFFNFDFTIPVSEKVSSIEDQFSDCPQPTQDTDLLKQLSFIPGLKEILMLRQVHALEHATVWVLSESKSAYPGRAESTKVQLDNELLGGLSTEQGFYLYGEVNISDLRRAVTLARYRITSGEWDLAVHPRCGTNLSVAMLLTAGLAVGVHLLLPFRPIEQLIGLGLAATTAAELAPDLGSMAQRYLTTAIPFNLAIENITRTRDVWGREAHFVKVGWQE
- a CDS encoding glycosyltransferase — encoded protein: MRKLYFLLPGTDDKFACGGLWAELKALNLAQNFCSADVVTYRQREKGKLFIDDLLKEKNLNDVIFVISWGFDIAQLVAKLKQYNVVYHAHSAGYPFRLPASIPIMTVSRYTMGYWGEKSPNSLIYYLPNQISDEFQNLGLERDIDVLVQARKSSEYLIKELIPALQKRCKVLVVDSYVEDLPGLFNRAKVYLYDSAEYWAQQRVSEGFGLQPMEALACGCQVFSSVNGGLADYLDPGFNCYKIAGYSQEYDVQRIMKVIESSVVFSLSEEFLVEHRTENIIKRFQVIVDELNEFFDHKIQQPSNIKSLTKTRVAKLLAQKIYGKLRKKYFKS